One window of the Mycobacterium sp. SVM_VP21 genome contains the following:
- a CDS encoding MCE family protein — MSTVFDVRNLRLPERSRTTVIVGSLLLALALVAGFGGVQLFRKLNSTSLVAYFPQTDALYPGDAVQIMGVRVGAIDKIEPAGDKMKVTLHYNNKYKVPADAKAIILNPTLVASRTIQLEPPYRGGPVLADKAVIPEERTEVPVEWDTLRNDVTNIIDKLGPTAEQPKGPIGDAIESFADGLAGKGTQLNTAFNSLSDALTALNKGRGDFFAVVRSLSLFVKALDHNDQQFVALNHDLAKFASNLNSTDQALATATDQFYATMTIVKAFLNQNAKPLVHSINNVEQVTTAITQPEALDGFETALHILPNVLAGVDEIYHPAQGMVLSYPVIANFANPMQFLCSAIQAGSRLGYQDSAELCAEYLAPIADAIKFNYLPFGINIWNSAFTTPKEIAYSEPRLQPPPGYKDTTVPGIWVPDTPFSHRNTQPGWITAPGMQGVQPGHDTERLLTPESLAQLMGGPDPAPVESQFQTPPGPPNSYDESPGPLPFIGQPPGVGPIAPPPPGPNVIPGPVAPMAPRGDG, encoded by the coding sequence GTGAGTACCGTCTTTGATGTTCGCAACCTGCGACTGCCGGAGCGATCGCGGACGACGGTGATCGTCGGGTCGCTGCTGTTGGCGCTGGCCCTCGTTGCCGGCTTCGGAGGAGTGCAGCTCTTTCGCAAGCTGAACAGCACCAGCCTCGTCGCCTACTTCCCACAGACCGACGCGCTGTACCCCGGTGACGCGGTGCAGATCATGGGTGTCCGGGTGGGAGCGATCGACAAGATCGAGCCGGCCGGCGACAAGATGAAAGTCACCCTGCACTACAACAACAAGTACAAGGTGCCCGCCGACGCCAAGGCGATCATCTTGAACCCGACTCTGGTCGCGTCGCGGACCATTCAGCTGGAGCCGCCGTACCGGGGCGGGCCGGTGCTGGCCGACAAGGCCGTGATCCCGGAGGAGCGTACCGAGGTCCCGGTGGAATGGGACACGCTGCGCAACGATGTCACCAACATCATCGACAAGCTGGGGCCGACGGCGGAGCAGCCCAAGGGCCCGATCGGTGACGCCATCGAATCCTTCGCCGACGGGCTGGCCGGCAAGGGCACGCAGCTCAACACCGCTTTCAACAGCCTGTCGGACGCGCTGACCGCCCTGAACAAGGGCCGGGGTGATTTCTTCGCGGTGGTACGCAGCCTGTCGCTGTTCGTCAAGGCGCTGGACCACAACGACCAGCAGTTCGTCGCGCTGAACCATGATCTGGCCAAGTTCGCCAGCAACCTGAACAGCACCGACCAGGCACTGGCGACCGCCACCGACCAGTTCTACGCGACGATGACGATCGTCAAGGCGTTCCTCAACCAGAACGCAAAGCCATTGGTGCACAGCATCAACAACGTGGAACAGGTGACCACCGCCATCACGCAACCGGAAGCGCTGGATGGTTTCGAGACCGCGCTGCACATCCTGCCGAACGTGCTGGCTGGCGTGGACGAGATCTACCACCCGGCGCAGGGCATGGTGCTCAGCTACCCGGTTATCGCAAACTTCGCGAACCCGATGCAGTTCCTGTGTAGCGCGATTCAGGCCGGCAGCCGGCTGGGTTACCAGGACTCCGCGGAGCTGTGCGCGGAATACCTGGCGCCGATCGCCGACGCGATCAAGTTCAACTATCTGCCGTTCGGTATCAACATCTGGAACAGCGCGTTCACCACACCGAAGGAGATCGCCTACTCCGAGCCCCGGCTGCAGCCGCCGCCCGGATACAAGGACACCACTGTCCCGGGGATCTGGGTGCCCGACACCCCGTTCTCGCACCGCAACACCCAGCCGGGCTGGATCACCGCACCTGGGATGCAGGGCGTGCAGCCCGGCCACGACACCGAGCGGCTGCTCACCCCGGAGTCGCTGGCGCAGTTGATGGGTGGCCCCGACCCGGCACCGGTGGAGTCGCAGTTCCAGACCCCGCCCGGCCCGCCCAACTCCTATGACGAATCGCCCGGCCCGCTGCCGTTCATCGGCCAGCCTCCCGGGGTGGGTCCGATCGCGCCGCCTCCGCCGGGCCCGAACGTGATTCCGGGGCCGGTGGCACCGATGGCGCCGCGAGGTGACGGCTGA
- a CDS encoding MCE family protein: MRTLEPPNRARIGIIGVATVALVTLVGQTFTTVPMLFAEPSYFGQLSDSGGLNAGDKVRISGVDVGKVQDLSIEGDHVLVKFSVGANPIGSDSRIGVKTDTILGRKVLSIEPKGERRIAPQGVLPLGQSTTPYQLYDAVFDATKAASGWDIDTVKKSLKVLSETVDQTYPDLSDALDGVARFSDTIGKRDDEITHLLAQTNQVASVIGDRSNQIDALLRNTQTLSAAVNQRSQAISALLGNIAYFGEQVQGLVRDNPGLDLNHVFEEASTITDMLVRRQDDLREMFTILGRYLTIVNEAMASGPYFKVSTLNLIPYWILQPWVDAAFKKRGISPEEFWRNAGLPEFRYPDPNGNRFANGAPPPAPQVLEGTPEHPGPAVAPGSPCSYAPAAGMFPTPGNPLPCANLDPNDGPFGRSGPYPGPTDVLVSPPNPDGIPSSPGISIAGRPGETPPVVPGTPVPMPDANPGGRSEPMGPVAGPAPANPGAAPPPAPRAPGPPVPPGPGNQLPAPFITPGEGGNSQPGGGGGARGSERP; encoded by the coding sequence GTGAGGACTCTGGAACCGCCCAACCGGGCACGGATCGGCATCATCGGTGTCGCCACAGTGGCGTTGGTAACCCTGGTGGGGCAGACCTTCACCACGGTGCCGATGCTCTTCGCCGAACCGAGTTACTTCGGACAGCTCTCCGATAGCGGCGGCCTGAACGCCGGCGACAAGGTGCGCATCTCCGGCGTGGACGTCGGCAAGGTACAAGATCTGTCGATCGAGGGCGACCACGTGCTGGTGAAGTTCTCGGTCGGTGCCAACCCGATCGGCAGCGACAGCCGGATCGGGGTCAAGACCGACACCATCTTGGGCCGCAAGGTGCTGTCGATCGAGCCCAAGGGTGAGCGCCGCATAGCGCCGCAGGGTGTGCTGCCGTTGGGCCAGAGCACCACCCCCTACCAGCTCTACGATGCGGTCTTCGACGCCACCAAGGCCGCCTCCGGCTGGGACATCGACACGGTCAAGAAGTCGTTGAAGGTGCTGTCGGAGACGGTCGATCAGACCTACCCGGACCTGAGCGACGCGCTCGACGGCGTCGCGAGGTTCTCCGACACCATCGGCAAACGTGACGACGAGATCACTCACCTGCTGGCACAGACCAACCAGGTCGCGAGCGTTATCGGTGACCGCAGCAACCAGATCGACGCGCTGCTGCGCAATACTCAGACCCTCTCGGCAGCAGTGAACCAGCGCAGCCAGGCGATCTCGGCGTTGCTAGGCAACATCGCCTATTTCGGCGAACAGGTTCAGGGCCTGGTCCGCGACAATCCGGGTCTGGATCTGAACCACGTCTTCGAAGAGGCCTCCACCATCACCGACATGCTGGTGCGGCGCCAGGATGACCTGCGGGAGATGTTCACCATCCTGGGCAGGTACCTGACGATCGTGAACGAGGCGATGGCATCGGGCCCCTACTTCAAGGTCTCGACGCTGAACCTGATCCCGTACTGGATCCTGCAGCCCTGGGTGGACGCGGCGTTCAAGAAGCGTGGCATCTCGCCCGAGGAATTCTGGCGCAACGCCGGCCTGCCGGAGTTCCGTTACCCCGACCCGAACGGAAATCGGTTCGCCAATGGTGCACCGCCGCCCGCTCCGCAGGTGCTTGAGGGCACCCCCGAGCACCCCGGGCCGGCCGTCGCGCCCGGTTCGCCGTGCTCGTACGCACCTGCCGCGGGCATGTTCCCGACTCCGGGCAACCCGCTGCCATGCGCCAACTTGGACCCGAACGACGGCCCGTTCGGACGGAGCGGACCGTACCCGGGGCCGACCGATGTGTTGGTCTCGCCGCCCAACCCGGACGGCATCCCGTCGTCGCCGGGCATCTCGATCGCGGGTCGTCCGGGCGAGACGCCGCCGGTGGTGCCGGGCACGCCGGTTCCGATGCCCGACGCCAACCCGGGCGGGCGTTCGGAGCCGATGGGCCCGGTCGCCGGTCCGGCTCCCGCCAACCCGGGCGCGGCACCCCCACCGGCACCGCGGGCACCCGGTCCGCCTGTTCCGCCTGGACCCGGCAACCAGCTACCGGCACCGTTCATCACGCCTGGTGAAGGCGGCAACAGCCAGCCCGGTGGCGGCGGTGGCGCAAGAGGGAGTGAGCGTCCGTGA
- a CDS encoding MCE family protein gives MNITRTALKLGAVGSVLLLFTVGLVVVFGQIRFDRTARYSAEFSNASGLRQGQFVRASGVEIGKVKRVRLVDGGRRAVVDFDVDQSLPLFQSTTAQIRYDDLIGNRYLELKRGEGEGADQRLPIGGFIPASRTEPALDLDALIGGFKPVFRALDPEKINTIASTIVTVFQGQGGTINDILQQTAQLTAHIADRDAAIGEVVKNLNVVLDTAVRHRQTFDETVDNFDKLVKGLNSHADPLANGTAEFGNAAGNLADLLADNRTQLHSLFPVAGPEPPDRLADVDELLQKIPRALKLIGRTGVYGDFFNFYLCDVTIKLPGLQPGGPVRNARLWQQPTGRCTPQ, from the coding sequence ATGAACATCACCAGAACCGCCCTCAAACTCGGCGCCGTCGGCTCGGTGCTGCTGCTCTTCACGGTCGGCCTCGTCGTGGTCTTCGGGCAGATCCGGTTCGACCGGACGGCCCGCTACTCCGCGGAATTCAGCAATGCCAGCGGCCTGCGTCAGGGGCAGTTCGTGCGTGCCTCCGGGGTGGAGATCGGCAAGGTCAAGAGGGTCCGACTGGTCGACGGCGGCCGTCGGGCGGTGGTGGACTTCGACGTCGACCAGTCACTGCCGCTGTTCCAGTCGACCACCGCGCAGATCCGCTACGACGACCTCATCGGCAACCGCTACCTGGAGCTCAAACGGGGCGAGGGTGAGGGCGCCGACCAGCGGTTGCCCATCGGCGGATTCATTCCTGCTTCCCGTACCGAGCCGGCGCTGGACCTGGACGCATTGATCGGCGGTTTCAAGCCGGTGTTCCGGGCGCTGGACCCGGAGAAGATCAACACCATCGCGTCCACCATCGTCACGGTCTTCCAGGGCCAGGGCGGCACCATCAACGACATTCTTCAGCAGACCGCTCAGCTGACAGCTCACATCGCCGACCGGGATGCGGCGATCGGCGAAGTCGTCAAGAACCTCAACGTCGTCCTGGACACCGCGGTTCGCCATCGCCAGACCTTCGATGAAACGGTCGACAACTTCGACAAACTGGTCAAGGGTCTGAACAGCCACGCCGACCCGCTGGCGAACGGCACCGCGGAGTTCGGTAACGCCGCCGGCAATCTGGCGGATCTGCTGGCCGACAACCGCACCCAGTTGCACAGCCTGTTCCCGGTCGCCGGTCCGGAGCCGCCGGACCGGCTCGCCGATGTCGACGAGCTGCTGCAGAAGATTCCGAGGGCGTTGAAGTTGATCGGGCGCACCGGGGTCTACGGTGACTTCTTCAACTTCTACCTCTGCGACGTGACTATCAAGCTTCCTGGATTGCAGCCGGGCGGGCCGGTGCGAAACGCTCGGTTGTGGCAGCAACCGACGGGGAGGTGCACGCCTCAGTGA
- a CDS encoding MCE family protein: protein MATGKQNKVHNPPFRLAGVVTFAVLALIGGLVYGQFRGAFTKTTSLTMVAPRAGLVMDPGGPVTYNGVQIGRVADIAPTEYENKPAAKFTLDVNPKYLKLIPSNVKADILATTLFGNKYVSLTAPEHPARERITSKNIIATSVTTELNTLFETINNLSEHVDPIKLNLTLHAAAEALTGLGDKLGESLVNGNAILDDVNARMPSFRRDLKGFATLGEVYADGAPDLVGFLDSSVVTVKTITNQQKELDAALLGAAGVGNLGADVTQRFGPYFRAQFSDLVSVSALLDEYSPELFCAIRNLANGGPKVYDFLGGDGYSLATNSELVGPANPYIYPENLPRYNARGGPGGAPGCWQEITHDFWPAPYLVADTGVSQAPYNHFDTGSPLAIDYVWGRQVGDYTINP, encoded by the coding sequence ATGGCAACCGGGAAGCAGAACAAAGTGCACAACCCGCCGTTCCGGCTCGCGGGCGTGGTGACCTTCGCCGTCCTGGCGCTGATCGGCGGCCTGGTCTACGGCCAGTTCCGTGGGGCCTTCACGAAGACGACGTCGCTGACCATGGTCGCCCCGCGCGCCGGTCTGGTGATGGACCCGGGCGGACCGGTGACCTACAACGGCGTCCAGATCGGGCGCGTGGCCGACATTGCGCCGACCGAGTACGAGAACAAGCCGGCCGCCAAGTTCACCCTCGACGTGAACCCCAAGTACCTCAAGCTGATTCCGTCCAACGTCAAAGCCGACATTTTGGCTACCACGCTGTTCGGCAACAAGTACGTGTCGCTGACCGCCCCGGAACACCCGGCGCGGGAACGCATCACCAGCAAGAACATCATCGCGACGTCGGTGACGACGGAGCTCAACACGCTGTTTGAGACCATCAACAACCTGTCCGAGCACGTGGACCCGATCAAGCTGAACCTGACGCTGCACGCCGCAGCCGAGGCGCTGACCGGGTTGGGCGACAAGCTCGGCGAATCGCTGGTCAACGGCAACGCGATTCTCGACGACGTCAACGCGCGGATGCCGTCCTTCCGCCGCGACCTGAAGGGTTTCGCAACCCTGGGCGAGGTCTACGCCGACGGCGCACCGGATCTGGTCGGCTTCCTGGACTCCTCGGTGGTGACCGTCAAGACCATCACCAACCAGCAGAAGGAACTGGACGCCGCGTTGCTGGGCGCCGCCGGGGTGGGCAACCTCGGGGCGGATGTCACCCAGCGGTTCGGGCCGTACTTCCGTGCGCAGTTCTCCGACCTGGTCTCGGTGTCGGCGCTGTTGGACGAGTACAGCCCGGAACTGTTCTGCGCCATCCGCAACCTGGCCAATGGAGGACCCAAGGTCTACGACTTCCTGGGCGGCGACGGCTACTCGCTCGCCACCAACAGTGAGCTGGTCGGTCCGGCCAACCCCTACATCTACCCCGAGAACCTGCCGCGTTACAACGCCCGGGGTGGGCCCGGCGGTGCGCCGGGCTGCTGGCAGGAGATCACCCACGACTTCTGGCCGGCGCCTTACCTGGTGGCCGACACGGGAGTCAGCCAAGCGCCCTACAACCACTTTGATACCGGATCGCCCCTGGCCATTGATTACGTCTGGGGTCGCCAAGTCGGGGATTACACGATCAACCCATGA
- a CDS encoding ABC transporter permease, which translates to MSTSTVVRGRFPGLVANYQRYVGMAGRGLERSGRLGWFSVTALRQIPWALRRYRTETLRLVAELGMGTGAMAVIGGTVAIMGFVMLAGGSLIAIQGFTSLGNIGVETYTGFAAALVNVRVVGPVNAGIALAATVGAGATAELGAMRISEEIDALEVMGINSIAYLVSTRVVAGFTVIIPLYALALIMAFAAPQIVTTLFFGQSSGTYDHYFRTFLRPDDVFWSFIETILIAVVVMVTHCYYGFNASGGPVGVGAAVGQSMRLSLITVPTVVLLAALALYGVDPNFNLTM; encoded by the coding sequence ATGTCGACATCGACAGTAGTTCGGGGACGCTTTCCCGGGCTGGTTGCGAACTACCAGCGCTACGTCGGGATGGCCGGCCGCGGACTCGAAAGAAGCGGCCGGCTCGGCTGGTTCTCGGTAACCGCCCTCCGGCAGATCCCGTGGGCGCTGCGCCGGTACCGCACCGAGACGCTGCGTCTGGTCGCTGAACTGGGCATGGGCACCGGCGCCATGGCCGTGATCGGCGGCACCGTCGCCATCATGGGCTTCGTGATGCTGGCCGGCGGCTCGCTGATCGCGATCCAGGGCTTCACCTCGCTGGGCAACATCGGTGTGGAGACCTACACCGGTTTCGCCGCGGCCTTGGTCAACGTCCGTGTGGTCGGCCCGGTCAACGCCGGTATCGCCCTGGCTGCGACGGTCGGGGCGGGAGCCACTGCCGAACTCGGCGCGATGCGCATCAGCGAGGAGATCGACGCCCTCGAAGTGATGGGGATCAACTCGATCGCCTACCTGGTGTCCACCCGCGTGGTGGCCGGCTTCACCGTGATCATCCCGCTGTACGCACTCGCGCTGATCATGGCGTTCGCCGCACCGCAGATCGTCACCACACTGTTCTTCGGACAGTCGTCGGGTACCTACGACCACTACTTCCGAACGTTCTTGCGGCCCGACGATGTGTTCTGGTCGTTCATTGAAACGATCTTGATCGCGGTGGTGGTCATGGTCACCCACTGCTATTACGGCTTCAACGCCAGTGGTGGTCCGGTCGGCGTCGGTGCCGCGGTGGGCCAGTCGATGCGCCTGTCCCTGATCACGGTGCCCACAGTCGTGCTGCTCGCAGCGTTGGCGCTCTACGGCGTCGACCCCAACTTCAACCTAACGATGTGA
- a CDS encoding ABC transporter permease gives MVGGFFRMCALTARALFVRPFQWRETLQQGWFITSVAIIPTIAVAIPLTVLLVFTLNILLAQFGAADVSGAGAGIAAVTQLGPLVTVLVVAGAGSTAICADLGARTIREEIDAMEVLGIDPIHRLVVPRVIAATVVALLLNALVIVIGLTGGFLFGVYLQNVSGGAYLSTLTLLTGLPEVVISTVKASVFGLIAGLVGCYRGLTVRGGSKGLGTAVNETVVLCVLALFAVNVVLTTIGVKFGTGT, from the coding sequence ATGGTCGGCGGATTCTTCAGAATGTGTGCCCTGACCGCCCGCGCGCTTTTCGTACGCCCGTTCCAATGGCGCGAGACCCTGCAGCAGGGCTGGTTCATCACCAGTGTCGCCATCATTCCGACCATCGCGGTCGCCATTCCGCTGACCGTGCTGCTGGTCTTCACACTGAATATCCTGTTGGCGCAGTTCGGTGCTGCCGACGTTTCCGGCGCCGGCGCCGGTATCGCCGCCGTCACCCAGTTGGGGCCGCTGGTCACCGTGCTGGTGGTCGCGGGCGCCGGCTCCACCGCGATCTGTGCCGACCTGGGTGCGCGCACCATCCGCGAGGAGATCGACGCGATGGAGGTACTCGGCATCGATCCGATCCATCGACTGGTGGTCCCCCGGGTGATCGCCGCGACCGTGGTGGCCTTGCTCCTCAACGCCTTGGTGATTGTGATCGGCTTGACCGGCGGCTTCCTCTTCGGTGTCTACCTGCAGAACGTGTCCGGCGGCGCCTATCTGTCCACGCTGACTCTGCTCACCGGGCTGCCCGAGGTGGTCATCTCGACGGTGAAAGCCAGCGTGTTCGGACTTATCGCGGGCTTAGTCGGCTGCTATCGCGGACTTACCGTCCGCGGCGGCTCCAAGGGTCTGGGCACCGCCGTCAACGAAACAGTCGTGCTGTGCGTGCTTGCGTTGTTCGCCGTGAACGTGGTGCTGACCACCATCGGCGTGAAGTTCGGAACGGGGACCTGA
- the fadD5 gene encoding fatty-acid--CoA ligase FadD5: MSHPTVDPAEQPYRARRQNWVNQLDRHALMTPDAPALRFLGQTTTWSQLRDRVGALADALSRRGVRAGDRVMILMLNRTEFVESVLAANMLGGIAVPVNFRLTPPEIAYLVTDCEARVLITEPALVPVAAGVRELTGLLDHVVVAGGSARLDGGEAKLGPPHEPGAPADEAAGLLAYEDLISETGEPHAPVDIPNDSPALIMYTSGTTGLPKGAVLTHTNLVGQTMTALHTAGTGTSDVAFIGVPFFHIAGVGNLLPGMWLGIPTVINPLGAFDAGQLLDVLAAEKVTGIFLVPAQWQAVCAQQQANPRDIRLRTMSWGAAPASDALLRQMAETFPGTKILAAFGQTEMSPVTCILLGEDATRKLGSVGTVIPTVSARVVDEQMNDVAVGEVGEIVYRAPTLMSGYWNNPEATAEAFAGGWFHSGDLVRMDEEGYVWVVDRKKDMIISGGENVYCAEVENVLADHPDIAEVAVIGRPDERWGEVPIAVAALSRAGLTLADLDDFLTKRLARYKHPKALEIVDALPRNPAGKVLKTELRINYGTAQGSERGSTPSDAARNTDE; encoded by the coding sequence TTGAGCCACCCAACCGTCGACCCCGCCGAGCAGCCCTACCGCGCTCGTCGACAGAACTGGGTCAACCAGCTGGACCGGCACGCGCTGATGACACCGGACGCCCCGGCACTGCGGTTCCTGGGCCAGACCACCACCTGGTCGCAGCTGCGTGATCGGGTTGGCGCGCTGGCCGACGCCCTGAGCCGCCGCGGGGTTCGCGCCGGTGACCGGGTGATGATCCTGATGCTCAACCGCACCGAGTTCGTCGAGTCGGTGCTGGCCGCCAACATGCTGGGCGGGATCGCGGTGCCGGTCAATTTCCGGCTCACCCCGCCGGAGATCGCCTACCTGGTCACCGACTGCGAGGCCAGGGTGCTGATCACCGAACCGGCACTGGTGCCGGTCGCCGCCGGTGTGCGAGAGCTGACCGGACTGCTGGACCACGTGGTGGTGGCCGGCGGTTCAGCGAGGCTCGACGGAGGAGAGGCGAAGCTGGGACCGCCGCATGAGCCCGGAGCGCCGGCCGATGAGGCGGCGGGCCTGCTCGCCTACGAAGACCTGATCAGCGAGACAGGCGAGCCGCACGCCCCGGTGGACATCCCCAACGACTCACCGGCCCTGATCATGTACACCTCGGGGACCACCGGCCTGCCCAAGGGAGCGGTGCTCACCCACACCAACCTGGTCGGTCAGACGATGACCGCGCTGCACACCGCCGGAACCGGCACCTCCGACGTGGCCTTCATCGGTGTGCCGTTCTTCCACATCGCCGGTGTGGGCAACCTGTTGCCCGGCATGTGGCTGGGCATCCCGACCGTCATCAACCCCCTCGGCGCTTTCGACGCCGGCCAACTGCTCGACGTGCTGGCCGCCGAGAAGGTCACCGGCATCTTCCTGGTGCCGGCTCAATGGCAGGCGGTCTGCGCCCAGCAGCAGGCCAACCCGCGCGACATCCGGTTGCGGACCATGTCGTGGGGTGCGGCGCCGGCCTCCGACGCCTTGCTGCGACAGATGGCCGAGACCTTCCCCGGCACCAAGATCCTGGCGGCCTTCGGGCAGACGGAGATGTCGCCGGTGACCTGCATCCTGCTCGGCGAGGACGCCACCAGAAAGCTCGGTTCGGTCGGCACGGTCATCCCGACCGTCTCGGCCCGGGTGGTCGACGAGCAGATGAACGACGTCGCGGTCGGCGAGGTGGGCGAGATCGTCTACCGGGCGCCCACCCTGATGAGCGGCTATTGGAACAATCCGGAGGCCACCGCCGAGGCCTTTGCCGGCGGCTGGTTCCACTCCGGCGACCTGGTCCGGATGGATGAAGAGGGCTACGTCTGGGTGGTCGACCGCAAGAAGGACATGATCATCTCCGGTGGCGAGAACGTGTACTGCGCCGAAGTGGAGAACGTGCTGGCCGATCACCCCGATATCGCCGAGGTCGCCGTCATCGGCCGCCCGGACGAGCGATGGGGCGAGGTACCGATAGCGGTCGCCGCGCTGTCCCGGGCCGGCCTCACCCTGGCCGACCTCGACGATTTCTTGACCAAGCGGCTGGCGCGCTACAAGCACCCCAAGGCGCTCGAGATCGTCGACGCCCTGCCCCGAAACCCGGCCGGGAAAGTGCTCAAAACGGAACTGCGCATTAACTACGGGACGGCTCAGGGATCCGAGCGGGGCAGCACCCCAAGCGATGCCGCGCGAAACACCGATGAGTGA
- a CDS encoding SRPBCC family protein, which yields MPLVSKTVEVAADAATIMGIVADFEAYPQWNEEVKGIWVLARYDDGRPSQLRLDASYSGFDGTFIQAVYYPSATQIQTVLQQGDLFSTQEQLFSVVEIGPTTLLTVDMNVETEMSVPKPMLKKAFSNALDYLADNLKRRAEELASG from the coding sequence GTGCCGCTCGTGAGTAAGACCGTCGAAGTCGCCGCCGACGCCGCCACGATCATGGGGATCGTGGCCGATTTCGAGGCGTACCCGCAGTGGAACGAAGAGGTCAAAGGGATTTGGGTGCTGGCGCGCTACGACGACGGCCGGCCCAGCCAGCTGCGGCTGGATGCGTCCTACTCCGGCTTCGACGGCACCTTCATCCAGGCGGTGTACTACCCCAGCGCGACCCAGATCCAGACCGTGCTCCAGCAGGGCGATCTGTTCAGCACGCAGGAGCAGCTGTTCTCGGTGGTCGAGATCGGCCCCACCACGTTGCTCACCGTCGACATGAACGTCGAGACCGAGATGTCGGTGCCCAAGCCGATGCTCAAGAAGGCCTTCAGCAACGCATTGGACTACCTGGCTGACAATCTCAAACGGCGCGCCGAAGAACTGGCTTCGGGCTAG
- a CDS encoding acyl-CoA thioesterase — translation MSVPPAPEGLTSQDFPVHWPVLTRWADNDMFGHLNNAVYYQLFDTAINGWIAAHVDIDPVAMPELGVVAESGCRFLGELAFPDRLAVGLAVTRLGRSSVTYRLAVFRTPDDAGAVPLAALGHWVHVYVDRTTRRPVPIPDGIRALLATAQV, via the coding sequence ATGAGTGTCCCGCCCGCGCCGGAAGGGTTGACCAGCCAGGACTTTCCGGTGCACTGGCCGGTGCTGACCCGCTGGGCCGACAACGACATGTTCGGCCACCTCAACAACGCGGTGTACTACCAGCTGTTCGACACCGCGATCAACGGCTGGATCGCCGCCCATGTCGATATAGACCCGGTCGCGATGCCCGAGCTGGGGGTGGTCGCCGAATCGGGCTGCCGATTCCTGGGCGAACTCGCCTTCCCGGACCGGCTGGCGGTGGGGCTGGCGGTGACCCGGCTGGGGCGCAGCAGTGTCACCTACCGGCTCGCGGTGTTCCGCACACCGGATGACGCCGGCGCCGTCCCGCTGGCCGCGCTCGGGCACTGGGTGCACGTCTATGTCGACCGCACCACCCGGCGGCCGGTGCCGATCCCCGACGGTATTCGCGCGTTGCTGGCCACCGCCCAGGTTTAG
- a CDS encoding alcohol dehydrogenase catalytic domain-containing protein — protein MIAIRGAVLERIGAPRPYAASRPLTVTEVELAPPGEGELLVRVEAAGVCHSDLSVVDGNRVRPVPMLLGHEAAGIVEAVGAGVTGVRPGQRVVLTFLPRCGYCAACATDGMAPCEPGSAANGAGTLLGGGLRLHRADQTVYHHLGVSGFATHAVVSAASAVPVPDDVPPTVAALLGCAVLTGGGAVLNVGRPAPGGTVAVVGLGGVGMAAVLTALAHDGVQVIAIDRLPDKMAAATALGAHRTYTPQQALDAGVRAPVVIEAAGHPAALETAIGLTAPGGRTITVGLPPPDARISVSPLSLVAEGRSLIGSYLGSAVPARDIPRFVELWRAGRLPVERLVSATVPLEQINEAMDSLADGTAVRQIITFDPH, from the coding sequence ATGATCGCGATCCGCGGGGCCGTACTGGAGCGGATCGGTGCGCCTCGCCCCTACGCCGCCTCGCGCCCGCTGACGGTGACGGAGGTGGAGCTGGCCCCGCCCGGCGAGGGCGAGCTGCTGGTGCGCGTCGAGGCCGCCGGGGTCTGTCACTCCGATCTGTCGGTGGTCGACGGCAACCGGGTGCGACCGGTGCCGATGCTGCTCGGCCACGAGGCCGCCGGCATCGTGGAGGCGGTCGGCGCCGGGGTCACCGGGGTGCGCCCCGGCCAGCGGGTGGTGCTGACCTTCCTGCCGCGCTGCGGGTACTGCGCGGCGTGCGCCACCGACGGCATGGCGCCGTGCGAGCCCGGCAGCGCCGCCAACGGCGCGGGCACTCTGCTCGGCGGCGGGCTGCGGCTGCACCGCGCCGACCAGACCGTCTACCACCACCTGGGTGTCTCCGGGTTCGCCACGCATGCGGTGGTGAGTGCGGCCAGCGCGGTGCCGGTTCCCGACGACGTGCCGCCGACAGTGGCCGCCCTGCTGGGCTGCGCGGTACTGACCGGCGGCGGCGCCGTACTCAACGTCGGCCGTCCGGCGCCCGGTGGCACCGTCGCGGTGGTCGGGCTCGGCGGGGTCGGGATGGCCGCGGTGCTGACCGCGCTGGCCCACGATGGCGTGCAGGTGATCGCGATCGACCGGCTGCCGGACAAGATGGCCGCCGCAACCGCGTTGGGCGCGCACCGCACCTACACGCCGCAGCAGGCACTCGACGCCGGCGTGCGCGCCCCGGTGGTGATCGAGGCGGCGGGCCACCCCGCCGCGCTGGAGACCGCGATCGGCCTGACCGCGCCGGGCGGGCGCACCATCACCGTCGGCCTGCCGCCGCCGGACGCCCGGATCAGTGTGTCCCCGCTGAGTCTGGTCGCCGAAGGACGCTCACTGATCGGCAGCTATCTGGGTTCGGCGGTCCCCGCGCGTGACATCCCTCGCTTCGTGGAGTTGTGGCGAGCGGGCCGGCTCCCCGTCGAGCGGCTGGTGTCGGCGACAGTGCCGCTGGAGCAGATCAATGAGGCCATGGACTCACTCGCCGACGGCACCGCGGTACGTCAGATCATCACCTTCGATCCGCACTGA